From a single Callithrix jacchus isolate 240 chromosome 5, calJac240_pri, whole genome shotgun sequence genomic region:
- the KRT32 gene encoding keratin, type I cuticular Ha2, with amino-acid sequence MTSTCCVTSNLQASLKSCPRPASVCSGSVNCRPELCLGYVYQPMACLPSVCMPTTFRPASCVSKTYLSSSRWPVSGISSAMGPGSWYSEGAFNGNEKETMQFLNDRLASYLARVRELERENAELESRIQEASHSQVLTMTPDYQSHFRTIEELQQKILCTKAENSRMVVNIDNAKLAADDFRAKYEAELAMRQLVEADINGLRRILDDLTLCKADLEAQVESLKEELMCLKKNHEEEVSSLRCQLGDRLNIEVDAAPPVDLNRVLEEMRCQYETMVEANRRDVEEWFNMQMEELNQQVATSSEQLQNYQSDIIDLRRTVNTLEIELQAQHSLRDSLENTLTESEARYSSQLAQMQCMITNMEAQLAEIRADLERQNQEYQVLLDVRARLESEINTYRSLLESEDIKLPGNPCSTPSCTPCAPSPCVSRTVCVPHTICVPCLPCPQGRY; translated from the exons ATGACATCCACCTGCTGTGTCACCAGCAACTTGCAAGCCTCTCTCAAGAGCTGCCCCCGGCCTGCCTCGGTCTGTTCTGGCAGTGTGAACTGCCGGCCTGAGCTGTGCCTGGGTTATGTCTACCAGCCCATGGCATGCCTGCCTTCTGTCTGCATGCCCACCACCTTCCGGCCAGCCAGCTGTGTCTCTAAAACCTATCTATCCAGTTCCCGCTGGCCAGTCAGTGGCATCTCCAGCGCCATGGGCCCTGGCAGCTGGTACAGCGAAGGGGCCTTCAATGGCAATGAGAAGGAAACCATGCAGTTCCTAAATGACCGCCTTGCCAGCTACCTGGCGAGGGTTCGAGAGCTGGAGCGGGAGAACGCGGAGCTGGAGAGCAGGATCCAAGAGGCCTCTCACTCCCAGGTGCTCACCATGACTCCTGACTACCAGTCTCATTTCAGGACCATTGAGGAGCTCCAGCAGAAG ATTCTGTGTACCAAGGCAGAGAACTCCAGGATGGTCGTGAACATTGATAACGCCAAGCTAGCTGCCGACGACTTCAGGGCCAA GTACGAGGCGGAGCTGGCCATGCGGCAGCTGGTGGAGGCCGACATCAACGGCCTGCGAAGGATCCTGGATGATCTCACTCTGTGCAAGGCTGACCTGGAGGCCCAGGTGGAGTCCCTAAAGGAGGAACTGATGTGCCTCAAAAAGAACCATGAGGAG GAAGTCAGTTCCCTTCGATGCCAGCTTGGGGACCGCCTTAACATTGAGGTGGATGCCGCACCCCCGGTGGACCTGAACAGGGTGCTGGAGGAGATGCGGTGTCAGTACGAGACCATGGTGGAGGCCAATCGCAGGGACGTGGAGGAATGGTTCAATATGCAG ATGGAGGAACTTAACCAGCAGGTGGCCACAAGCTCTGAGCAGCTTCAGAACTACCAGTCAGACATCATTGACCTGAGACGCACGGTCAACACGCTGGAGATCGAGCTGCAGGCCCAGCACAGCCTG AGGGACTCCCTGGAAAACACGCTGACGGAGAGCGAGGCCCGTTACAGCTCCCAGCTGGCCCAGATGCAGTGCATGATCACCAACATGGAGGCCCAACTGGCCGAGATCCGGGCTGACCTGGAGCGGCAGAACCAGGAGTACCAGGTGCTGCTGGACGTCCGGGCCCGGCTGGAGAGCGAGATCAACACGTACCGGAGCCTGCTGGAGAGCGAGGACATCAA